One Miscanthus floridulus cultivar M001 chromosome 11, ASM1932011v1, whole genome shotgun sequence DNA window includes the following coding sequences:
- the LOC136491769 gene encoding uncharacterized protein, which translates to MPPSTLSSESDLEVNLEDDTNRETASEEEPEPLLVEEVVFNSLEMARKEEEDRHLCAITQKETDNYLLKRIIEISKEEERHCEEEEERRCEEEERRRQEEEMERRLTMDAERRRHRAER; encoded by the coding sequence ATGCCTCCATCGACGCTGTCGTCCGAATCGGACCTCGAGGTGAACCTCGAGGATGATACAAACCGTGAGACCGCATCGGAGGAGGAACCGGAACCTCTTCTggtggaggaggtcgtcttcaaCTCATTGGAGATGgctcggaaggaggaggaggaccggcaccTCTGTGCCATCACACAGAAGGAGACTGACAACTACCTCCTAAAGCGCATCATTGAGATCTCTAAGGAGGAGGAGCGTCactgtgaggaggaggaggagcgccgctgcgaggaggaggagcgccgccgccaggAGGAGGAGATGGAGCGGCGTCTCACGATGGACGCGGAACGGCGTCGACACAGGGCTGAGCGATGA